Proteins encoded within one genomic window of Lagenorhynchus albirostris chromosome 9, mLagAlb1.1, whole genome shotgun sequence:
- the LMO1 gene encoding rhombotin-1 isoform X1 → MMVLDKEDGMPMLSVQPKGKQKGCAGCNRKIKDRYLLKALDKYWHEDCLKCACCDCRLGEVGSTLYTKANLILCRRDYLRLFGTTGNCAACSKLIPAFEMVMRARDNVYHLDCFACQLCNQRFCVGDKFFLKNNMILCQMDYEEGQLNGTFEPQVQ, encoded by the exons GTATGCCGATGCTCTCCGTCCAGCCCAAAGGGAAGCAGAAGGGCTGCGCGGGCTGCAACCGCAAGATCAAAGACCGCTACCTGCTGAAGGCGCTGGACAAGTACTGGCACGAGGACTGCCTCAAGTGCGCCTGCTGTGACTGCCGCCTGGGCGAGGTGGGCTCCACGCTCTACACCAAGGCCAACCTCATCCTGTGCCGGCGCGACTACCTGAG GCTTTTCGGCACCACAGGAAACTGCGCTGCCTGCAGCAAGCTGATTCCAGCCTTCGAGATGGTGATGCGGGCCCGGGACAATGTATATCACCTCGACTGCTTCGCCTGCCAGCTCTGCAACCAGAG ATTTTGTGTGGGAGACAAATTCTTCCTGAAGAACAACATGATCTTGTGTCAGATGGACTATGAGGAGGGGCAACTCAATGGCACCTTTGAGCCCCAGGTTCAGTGA
- the LMO1 gene encoding rhombotin-1 isoform X2 → MVLDQEDGMPMLSVQPKGKQKGCAGCNRKIKDRYLLKALDKYWHEDCLKCACCDCRLGEVGSTLYTKANLILCRRDYLRLFGTTGNCAACSKLIPAFEMVMRARDNVYHLDCFACQLCNQRFCVGDKFFLKNNMILCQMDYEEGQLNGTFEPQVQ, encoded by the exons GTATGCCGATGCTCTCCGTCCAGCCCAAAGGGAAGCAGAAGGGCTGCGCGGGCTGCAACCGCAAGATCAAAGACCGCTACCTGCTGAAGGCGCTGGACAAGTACTGGCACGAGGACTGCCTCAAGTGCGCCTGCTGTGACTGCCGCCTGGGCGAGGTGGGCTCCACGCTCTACACCAAGGCCAACCTCATCCTGTGCCGGCGCGACTACCTGAG GCTTTTCGGCACCACAGGAAACTGCGCTGCCTGCAGCAAGCTGATTCCAGCCTTCGAGATGGTGATGCGGGCCCGGGACAATGTATATCACCTCGACTGCTTCGCCTGCCAGCTCTGCAACCAGAG ATTTTGTGTGGGAGACAAATTCTTCCTGAAGAACAACATGATCTTGTGTCAGATGGACTATGAGGAGGGGCAACTCAATGGCACCTTTGAGCCCCAGGTTCAGTGA
- the LMO1 gene encoding rhombotin-1 isoform X3 — MPMLSVQPKGKQKGCAGCNRKIKDRYLLKALDKYWHEDCLKCACCDCRLGEVGSTLYTKANLILCRRDYLRLFGTTGNCAACSKLIPAFEMVMRARDNVYHLDCFACQLCNQRFCVGDKFFLKNNMILCQMDYEEGQLNGTFEPQVQ; from the exons ATGCCGATGCTCTCCGTCCAGCCCAAAGGGAAGCAGAAGGGCTGCGCGGGCTGCAACCGCAAGATCAAAGACCGCTACCTGCTGAAGGCGCTGGACAAGTACTGGCACGAGGACTGCCTCAAGTGCGCCTGCTGTGACTGCCGCCTGGGCGAGGTGGGCTCCACGCTCTACACCAAGGCCAACCTCATCCTGTGCCGGCGCGACTACCTGAG GCTTTTCGGCACCACAGGAAACTGCGCTGCCTGCAGCAAGCTGATTCCAGCCTTCGAGATGGTGATGCGGGCCCGGGACAATGTATATCACCTCGACTGCTTCGCCTGCCAGCTCTGCAACCAGAG ATTTTGTGTGGGAGACAAATTCTTCCTGAAGAACAACATGATCTTGTGTCAGATGGACTATGAGGAGGGGCAACTCAATGGCACCTTTGAGCCCCAGGTTCAGTGA